In one Juglans regia cultivar Chandler chromosome 11, Walnut 2.0, whole genome shotgun sequence genomic region, the following are encoded:
- the LOC109000891 gene encoding chaperone protein dnaJ 11, chloroplastic-like, with product MFSASSSLSLSSSSHFFGPKLAVIDCQRSFPKSLKYRASPISASCTATAERTGSHVTSSASLYEVLGIQMGASCQEIKAAYRRLARVVHPDVSSNGQRSGQTSAGEFIKVHEAYTTLSDPERRADYDRVLYGRRRRTASYSTVMATRAATMDSQFSGNSRRRWETDQCW from the coding sequence ATGTTTTCCGCATCCTCATCCTTATCCTTAAGCTCCTCCTCCCATTTCTTTGGTCCAAAACTCGCCGTAATAGACTGCCAACGTTCGTTCCCAAAATCCCTCAAGTACCGTGCCTCTCCTATCTCCGCCTCTTGCACCGCAACTGCCGAGAGGACCGGGTCCCACGTCACCTCTTCGGCGTCACTTTACGAGGTCCTCGGGATTCAGATGGGTGCCTCCTGTCAGGAGATCAAAGCAGCTTACAGAAGATTAGCGAGAGTGGTCCACCCCGACGTTTCAAGTAACGGTCAAAGGAGTGGCCAGACTTCTGCGGGCGAGTTCATCAAGGTCCATGAAGCGTATACGACGCTGTCGGATCCGGAGAGACGCGCCGATTACGATCGCGTGCTTTACGGCCGTCGGCGGCGGACGGCGAGTTATTCTACGGTAATGGCAACGCGTGCTGCTACGATGGATTCCCAATTTTCTGGAAATTCACGACGGAGATGGGAGACCGATCAATGCTGGTAG